One Microplitis mediator isolate UGA2020A chromosome 3, iyMicMedi2.1, whole genome shotgun sequence DNA segment encodes these proteins:
- the LOC130664489 gene encoding putative gustatory receptor 28a isoform X3 has translation MEGINLKKSKNISNYSQDDSVCYRSFLFIQQIFLKIIGLLPWAVRTAGIFRKNGSVENGIFECDFSHAGSCYNILLFFFLVAFNIYIGNGISSMETTSLSTLEIVLIELSFFTTLCISVIPLYYIIRQDLLIGVNIRLKNFDKKLNKCADYKLDINNSNGVIFTVNFIMTGCILIIRQFYYKDLVKVLIVSFPYFVGSFVIVQYAMFLNIIKTRFKSINSTLSKLGTPKSKISLSRESVIGDIAVIKRAYVELCEICDDTARFYGIPILVAIIILSMRDIFNLYLIISAIMGNGEFNVRLYQTGIFSVRNIFLFTVLTTYVTKIIKQNEKTATIISLIMDRYAMDDKIKEKLAKFSSDLWYLTVEFTACDIVPLDRTLLAVITGTIATYLVIVVQFTARKSFN, from the exons ATGGAaggaataaatttgaaaaagtcaaaaaatatttctaattaTAGTCAAGATGATTCGGTGTGTTACCGATCTTTTCTATTTAtccaacaaatatttttaaaaataattggattGTTACCGTGGGCCGTAAGAACAGCTGGAATATTCCGCAAAAACGGAAGTGTTGaaaatggaattttcgaaTGCGATTTTTCACACGCCGGATCatgttataatattttgttattcttttttttggttgCGTTTAATATTTACATTGGAAATGGTATATCATCAATGGAAACTACTTCCCTTTCGACATTAGAAATAGTATTAATTGAACTTTCATTCTTTACAACATTGTGTATAAGTGTAATACCACTTTACTATATTATTCGTCAAGATTTGCTAATAGGAGTTAACAtacgattgaaaaattttgacaagaaattaaataagtgCGCAGATTATAAGCTAGACATTAATAATAGCAATGGTGTGATATTTACAGTCAATTTCATCATGACCGGTTGCATATTAATAATAAGgcaattttattacaaagatTTGGTAAAAGTACTAATTGTAAGTTTTCCATACTTTGTTGGTAGTTTTGTGATCGTACAGTACGCAATGTttctaaatataataaaaacacgattcaaaagtattaattCTACACTTTCAAAACTGGGGACTCCCAAAAGTAAAATATCGCTATCACGTGAGTCAGTTATTGGCGACATTGCCGTGATTAAACGAGCGTATGTGGAATTATGCGAAATATGTGACGATACCGCAAGATTTTATGGAATTCCCATCTTGGTtgccattattattttatctatgagagatatatttaatttatacctGATAATTTCAGCAATAATGGGCAATGGAGAATTTAATGTCAGATTATATCAGACCGGAATATTCTccgtaagaaatatttttttgttcacggTGTTGACTACTTatgtcacaaaaataataaaacag AACGAAAAAACGGCTACGATTATAAGTTTAATCATGGATCGATATGCAAtggatgataaaataaaagaaaaa TTGGCGAAATTTTCCAGCGATCTTTGGTATCTGACCGTTGAATTCACCGCTTGTGACATCGTACCACTGGACCGTACTCTTCTAGCAGTT ataacTGGCACAATCGCAACCTATTTGGTGATTGTGGTGCAGTTTACTGCTCGCAAATCTTTTAATTAG
- the LOC130665220 gene encoding uncharacterized protein LOC130665220 — protein sequence MFDKSLAQDGDKSSLISVILKMIFIAILCASSLPLIYIIRQKKLISLNSQFKNIDRVLNKCANYEIQNNHVNDFIFIANLLITYCLISMCFFYYSASIVFFVNIPTVISSGVIIQYAMILNRVDKRFKSINSTISRLVKFKSKATQPQILVVTYEVLSRESFFNDVENLKYAYMELWEMCQDIGDFYGVPILIAMFCFAVLTIIHVYIIILSLFNALAIHNDWPVDTTRFLWIIFLFIVLTSSITKIKKQNKKLGRTINLLTDQNSMDERIKTKLSKFSSDLRSLKIELTACDIIPLDCRLLAIITGTIATYLIISIQFALNVPPDS from the exons ATGTTTGATAAATCATTAGCTCAGGATGGTGATAAGTCATCGTTGATATCAGTGATACTTAAAATGATATTCATAGCAATACTATGCGCAAGTTCACTACcgcttatttatataattagacaaaaaaaactCATAAGTCTCAACagtcaattcaaaaatatcgaCCGAGTGTTGAACAAGTGCGCGAATTATGAAATTCAGAATAATCATGtcaatgattttatatttatagccAATTTGTTGATCACTTATTGCTTAATATCaatgtgttttttttactattcagCATCGATAGTATTCTTTGTAAATATACCAACAGTAATTAGTAGCGGGGTAATAATACAGTACGCAATGATTCTTAATAGAGTCGACAAAAGATTCAAAAGCATCAACTCGACTATTTCGAGATTGGTTAAGTTTAAATCGAAGGCAACTCAACCACAAATATTAGTTGTGACCTATGAAGTACTGTCGCGTGAATCGTTTTTTAATGATGTTGAAAATCTTAAATATGCTTACATGGAGTTGTGGGAAATGTGTCAAGATATTGGCGATTTTTACGGAGTTCCCATTTTGATTGCCATGTTCTGTTTCGCTGTACTAACTATTAttcatgtatatattattattttatcattatttaatgcACTCGCTATACATAATGATTGGCCAGTGGATACAACACGTTTTCTATGGATTATTTTTCTGTTCATTGTGTTAACTTCAAGTATCACTAAAATAAAGAAACAG aataaaaaattgggGCGAACGATAAATTTACTAACGGATCAGAATTCCATGGATGAGAGAATAAAaactaaa cTATCGAAATTTTCGAGTGACCTCCGAAGTTTGAAGATTGAATTGACTGCTTGCGATATCATACCTTTAGATTGTAGGCTTCTAGCAATC ATTACCGGCACAATTGCAACTTATCTCATTATTAGCATACAATTTGCTCTTAATGTGCCACCtgattcataa
- the LOC130664489 gene encoding putative gustatory receptor 28a isoform X1 codes for MEGINLKKSKNISNYSQDDSVCYRSFLFIQQIFLKIIGLLPWAVRTAGIFRKNGSVENGIFECDFSHAGSCYNILLFFFLVAFNIYIGNGISSMETTSLSTLEIVLIELSFFTTLCISVIPLYYIIRQDLLIGVNIRLKNFDKKLNKCADYKLDINNSNGVIFTVNFIMTGCILIIRQFYYKDLVKVLIVSFPYFVGSFVIVQYAMFLNIIKTRFKSINSTLSKLGTPKSKISLSRESVIGDIAVIKRAYVELCEICDDTARFYGIPILVAIIILSMRDIFNLYLIISAIMGNGEFNVRLYQTGIFSVRNIFLFTVLTTYVTKIIKQVKLLCQSKYDFRPQAMIKIYLFVHYQYFQNEKTATIISLIMDRYAMDDKIKEKLAKFSSDLWYLTVEFTACDIVPLDRTLLAVITGTIATYLVIVVQFTARKSFN; via the exons ATGGAaggaataaatttgaaaaagtcaaaaaatatttctaattaTAGTCAAGATGATTCGGTGTGTTACCGATCTTTTCTATTTAtccaacaaatatttttaaaaataattggattGTTACCGTGGGCCGTAAGAACAGCTGGAATATTCCGCAAAAACGGAAGTGTTGaaaatggaattttcgaaTGCGATTTTTCACACGCCGGATCatgttataatattttgttattcttttttttggttgCGTTTAATATTTACATTGGAAATGGTATATCATCAATGGAAACTACTTCCCTTTCGACATTAGAAATAGTATTAATTGAACTTTCATTCTTTACAACATTGTGTATAAGTGTAATACCACTTTACTATATTATTCGTCAAGATTTGCTAATAGGAGTTAACAtacgattgaaaaattttgacaagaaattaaataagtgCGCAGATTATAAGCTAGACATTAATAATAGCAATGGTGTGATATTTACAGTCAATTTCATCATGACCGGTTGCATATTAATAATAAGgcaattttattacaaagatTTGGTAAAAGTACTAATTGTAAGTTTTCCATACTTTGTTGGTAGTTTTGTGATCGTACAGTACGCAATGTttctaaatataataaaaacacgattcaaaagtattaattCTACACTTTCAAAACTGGGGACTCCCAAAAGTAAAATATCGCTATCACGTGAGTCAGTTATTGGCGACATTGCCGTGATTAAACGAGCGTATGTGGAATTATGCGAAATATGTGACGATACCGCAAGATTTTATGGAATTCCCATCTTGGTtgccattattattttatctatgagagatatatttaatttatacctGATAATTTCAGCAATAATGGGCAATGGAGAATTTAATGTCAGATTATATCAGACCGGAATATTCTccgtaagaaatatttttttgttcacggTGTTGACTACTTatgtcacaaaaataataaaacaggtAAAACTGCTTTGCCAGTCGAAATACGATTTCAGACCTCAAgcgatgataaaaatttatttatttgtacacTATCAATATTTTCAGAACGAAAAAACGGCTACGATTATAAGTTTAATCATGGATCGATATGCAAtggatgataaaataaaagaaaaa TTGGCGAAATTTTCCAGCGATCTTTGGTATCTGACCGTTGAATTCACCGCTTGTGACATCGTACCACTGGACCGTACTCTTCTAGCAGTT ataacTGGCACAATCGCAACCTATTTGGTGATTGTGGTGCAGTTTACTGCTCGCAAATCTTTTAATTAG
- the LOC130664500 gene encoding putative gustatory receptor 28b, whose protein sequence is MALTTTVSKIMKQNEKTAIIINLLLDRYDMDEKIKLKLTKFSTDLWHLTVKFTAYNIIPLNRTLLAVINSTIATYLVIAVQFHISSISDK, encoded by the exons ATGGCATTGACTACTACTGTctcaaaaataatgaaacaG AATGAAAAAACGGCTATAATCATAAATTTGCTTCTGGATCGATATGATatggatgaaaaaataaaactaaaa ttaacTAAATTTTCTACTGACCTCTGGCACCTGACTGTTAAATTCACCGCCTATAATATCATACCACTAAACCGTACTCTTTTGGCGGTC ATCAATAGTACCATTGCGACGTATTTAGTTATTGCAGTACAATTTCATATCAGCTCAAtttctgataaataa
- the LOC130664492 gene encoding uncharacterized protein LOC130664492: MNRTMEGTNWVALKKSNYIQNGSVYQRCYIYIQHIFFKIIGLSPWAIDTGITSKNRKNKNRNYEFNISYIGSSYNILLSLGIIIFGFYRIFDKSLAQASDKSSLISVILKMIFIAILCASLLPLIYIIRQKKLISVNSQFKNIDRVLNKCANYEIQNNHVNDFIFIVNLLITYCLIIMSFFYYPASIVFFLNIPTVISSGVIIQYAMILNRVDKRFKSINSTISRLVKFKSKATQPQMLFVTYKVLSRESFFNDIENLKYAYMELWEMCQDIGDFYGVPILIAMFCFAVLTIIHVYIIILSLFNAIAIHINWPVDTTRFLWIIFLFIVLTTSITKIMKQNKKLGRTINLLTDQNSMDERIKTKLSKFSSDLRNLKIQLTACDIIPLDCRLLAIITGTIATYLIISIQFALNVPPDS, translated from the exons ATGAATCGAACAATGGAAGGAACAAATTGGGttgcgttaaaaaaaagtaattatattCAAAATGGCTCAGTGTATCAGAGatgttacatatatattcaacacatatttttcaaaataattggACTGTCACCTTGGGCAATAGACACTGGAATCACTTCCAAAAACCGTAAAAATAAGAATCGAAACTACGAATTCAATATTTCTTACATTGGATCGagttacaatattttattgtctttGGGAATAATTATATTTGGTTTCTATagaatatttgataaatcatTAGCTCAGGCTAGTGATAAGTCATCTTTGATATCAGTGATACTCAAAATGATATTCATAGCAATACTATGCGCAAGTTTACTACcgcttatttatataattagacaaaaaaaactCATAAGTGTCAACagtcaattcaaaaatatcgaCAGAGTGTTGAACAAGTGCGCGAAttatgaaattcaaaataatcatgtcaatgattttatatttattgtcaatTTGTTAATCACTTATTGCTTAATTATtatgagttttttttactatccaGCATCGATAGTGTTCTTTCTAAATATACCAACAGTAATTAGTAGCGGGGTAATAATACAATACGCAATGATTCTTAATAGAGTCGACAAAAGATTCAAAAGCATCAACTCGACTATTTCGAGATTGGTTAAGTTTAAATCGAAGGCAACTCAACCACAAATGTTATTTGTGACATATAAAGTACTGTCGCGTGAATcgttttttaatgatattgaaAATCTTAAATATGCTTACATGGAATTGTGGGAAATGTGTCAAGATATTGGCGATTTTTACGGAGTTCCCATTTTGATTGCCATGTTCTGTTTCGCTGTACTAACTATTAttcatgtatatattattattttgtcattatttaATGCAATCGCTATACATATTAATTGGCCAGTGGATACAACACGTTTTCTATGGATTATTTTTCTGTTCATTGTGTTAACTACAAGTATTACGAAAATCATGAAACAG aataaaaaattgggGAGAACGATAAATTTACTAACGGATCAGAATTCAATGGATGAGAGAATAAAaactaaa ttaTCGAAATTTTCGAGTGACCTTCGGAATTTGAAGATTCAATTGACTGCTTGCGATATTATACCTTTAGATTGTAGGCTTCTAGCAATC attacCGGTACAATTGCAACTTATCTCATTATTAGCATACAATTTGCTCTTAATGTGCCACCtgattcataa
- the LOC130664491 gene encoding putative gustatory receptor 28b: MNRIMDSRNLNESKNSSNYSQDDSVYYRFFLLFQHFFFKIFGLAPWAIDFSEIFNRNRKVGNQNFQWKFSYIGSFYNILLFLVLSSVSLYNLLGKLWNIQNSLLVSTMVEFLYFTLLCVSFISLIYTFRQKRLISVNNRFKNIDGVLNKCACYEKIKDNTNHVIFVINFLLTIGGTIIMDLYYFPLISVFFENLPTVISGILIIQYAMLLYRVNKRFKSINSTISKSFTIKCNEDQTQISSVTQQLLLRESVFNDIDNLKLAFMELREMCHDIANFYGIPILIVILSFGIRAISTLYFVVMSVVRVPLIHHIWHLDATRILWISFLFTTFTSSVTKIIKQNIILGKTINYLTDQNSMDEKIKTKLSKFSSDLWHLKIELTACEIIPLDRTLLATIIGTLATYLIIGVQFGLNAKSD, encoded by the exons ATGAATCGAATAATGGATAGTCGAAATTTGAATGAGTCCAAAAATTCTTCTAATTATAGTCAAGATGATTCAGTGTATTATAgattttttctactttttcaacacttttttttcaaaatattcggATTGGCGCCATGGGCAATAGACTTTTCTGAAATATTCAACAGAAACCGCAAAGTTGGAAATCAAAATTTCCAATGGAAGTTTTCATACATCGGGtcattttacaatattttgttatttttggtTCTTTCTTCAGTGAGCCTTTATAACCTACTCGGCAAACTATGGAATATTCAAAACTCATTATTAGTATCAACTATGgtagaatttttatattttacattactCTGTGTGAGTTTTATTTCACTCATTTACACATTTCGGCAAAAAAGACTAATTAGTGTTAATAACCGATTCAAAAACATCGACGGAGTATTAAACAAGTGCGCATGTTATGAAAAGATTAAGGATAACACCAATCACGTTATATTTGTCATAAACTTCTTATTAACTATTGGCGGTACAATAATAATGGATCTGTACTACTTCCCATTAATAAgcgtattttttgaaaatttaccaaCCGTAATTAGtggtattttaataatacaaTATGCAATGCTGCTCTATAGGGTCAACAAGAGATTCAAAAGTATAAATTCAACTATTTCTAAatcatttacaataaaatgtaATGAAGATCAAACGCAAATATCATCCGTGACACAACAATTACTTTTACGTGAATCAGTTTTTAATGACATCGACAATCTAAAATTGGCTTTTATGGAGTTGAGAGAAATGTGTCATGATATTGCTAATTTTTATGGAATACCCattttaattgtcattttGAGTTTTGGTATACGAGCTATATCCACTTTATACTTTGTAGTAATGTCTGTAGTCAGAGTACCTCTTATACATCATATATGGCATTTGGATGCGACCCGTATATTGTGGATTTCGTTTTTATTCACAACGTTCACTTCTAGTgtcactaaaataataaagcaG AATATAATACTTGGAAAAACGATTAATTATCTGACGGATCAGAATTCAatggatgaaaaaataaaaactaaa ttatcaaaattttccagtGATCTCtggcatttaaaaattgaattaactGCTTGCGAAATTATACCCCTAGATCGTACTCTTCTAGCGACT ATTATCGGTACATTGGCAACTTATCTCATTATTGGCGTACAGTTTGGTCTTAATGCAAAGTCcgattaa
- the LOC130664489 gene encoding uncharacterized protein LOC130664489 isoform X2, which produces MKRIMKGINLKKSKKTCNYSQDDSVCSGYFLFIQQIFFKVIGLLPWNVKTAGIFRKNGRVENGIFECDFSHAGSCYNVLLFFLIVALTFHIGNYMSSIQISELPTIHVIALELSFFSTLCISLVPLIYIIRQNLLIGVNRRLKNLDKKLNKCADYKLESNNSNCVIFTVNLVMKCCILIIRQFHYKIVEAVLIISFPYFISSFVILQYAMFLNIIKTRFKSINSTLLRLGTSESKISLSRASVLDDIGRIKRAYVELCEICVDTASFYGIPMLIVIIILSMRDIMNLYMAVLVFIGQGGFDIKICQSGAFLARNIFLFMVLTTNVTTIMKQNEKTSRIINLITDRYEMDGEIKKKLAKFSNDLWYLTVEFTACEIIPLDRTLLAVITGTIGTYLVIVIQFYDEPSTN; this is translated from the exons atgaagcGAATAATGAAaggaataaatttgaaaaaatcaaaaaaaacttgtaattATAGTCAAGATGATTCAGTTTGTTCCggatattttctatttattcaacaaatattttttaaagtaattggATTGTTGCCGTGGAACGTGAAAACGGCAGGAATATTCCGCAAAAACGGAAGGGTTgaaaatggaatttttgaaTGTGATTTTTCACACGCCGGATCATGTTATaatgttttgttattttttcttatcgtTGCGTTGACTTTTCACATTGGAAATTATATGTCATCAATACAAATTTCTGAGCTACCGACAATACACGTAATAGCATTGgaactttcatttttttcgacaTTGTGTATAAGTTTGGTACCACTCATCTACATTATTCGACAAAATTTGCTAATAGGAGTTAACAgacgattgaaaaatttggacaagaaattaaataagtgCGCAGATTATAAACTAGAAAGTAATAATAGCAACTGTGTGATATTTACTGTCAATCTGGTCATGAAATGTTGCATATTAATAATAAGGCAATTTCATTACAAGATAGTGGAAGCAGTACTAATTATAAGTTTTCCATACTTTATTAGTAGTTTTGTGATCTTGCAGTACGCAATGTttctaaatataataaaaacacgattcaaaagtattaattCGACACTTTTAAGACTGGGAACTTCGGAAAGCAAAATATCGCTATCGCGTGCGTCAGTTCTTGATGATATTGGAAGAATTAAACGCGCATACGTGGAATTATGTGAAATATGTGTCGATACTGCAAGTTTTTATGGGATTCCCATGTTGATTGTTATCATAATTTTATCTATGAGAGATATAATGAACTTATACATGGCGGTTTTGGTATTCATTGGGCAAGGAGGATttgacataaaaatatgtcagaGCGGAGCATTTTtagcaagaaatattttcttattcatGGTATTAACTACTAATGTGACCACAATAATGAAGCAG AATGAAAAAACTTCTAGgattataaatttgattacCGATCGATATGAAATGGAtggtgaaattaaaaaaaaa TTAGCGAAATTTTCCAACGATCTTTGGTATCTGACCGTTGAATTTACCGCTTGCGAAATTATACCACTGGATCGCACTCTTCTAGCAGTT ATCACTGGTACAATCGGAACGTATTTGGTGATTGTCATACAGTTTTATGATGAACCATCAACTAATTAA
- the LOC130664493 gene encoding uncharacterized protein LOC130664493, whose amino-acid sequence MEGTNWTALKKNNYIQNDSVYQRCYIYIQHIFFKIIGLSPWAIDTGPTSKNRKNKNRNYEFNISYIGLSYNILLSLGIIIYGFYRIFDKSLAQASDKSPLLSVILKMIFITILCASLLPLIYIIRQKKLISVNNRFKNIDRVLNKCANYEIQNNRVNDFIFIANLLITYCLIITVSFFYYPARRVFFRNIPTVISGGVIIQYAMILNRVDKRFKSINSTISKLVKFKSNATQPQILFLTYKVLSRESFFNDIENLKYAYMELWEMCQDIGDFYGVPILIAMFCFAVKTIITVYTIILSLFDVLTIHIEWPVDSTCLLWIIFLFIVLTSSITKIKKQNKKLGRTINLLTDQNSMDERIKTKLSKFSSDLRNLKIELTACDIIPLDCRLLAIITGTIATYLIISIQFALNVPPDS is encoded by the exons ATGGAAGGAACAAATTGGactgcgttaaaaaaaaataattatattcaaaatGACTCAGTGTATCAGAGatgttacatatatattcaacacatatttttcaaaataattggACTGTCGCCTTGGGCGATAGACACTGGACCCACTTccaaaaatcgtaaaaataaGAATCGAAACTACGAATTCAATATTTCTTACATTGGATTGagttacaatattttattgtctttgggaataattatatatggtttctatagaatatttgataaatcatTAGCTCAGGCTAGTGATAAGTCACCATTACTATCAGTGATACTTAAAATGATATTCATAACAATACTATGCGCAAGTTTACTACCGCTTATTTACataattagacaaaaaaaactaataagtgTTAACAATCGATTCAAAAATATCGACCGAGTGTTGAACAAGTGCGCGAAttatgaaattcaaaataatcgtgtcaatgattttatatttattgccAATTTGTTAATCACTTATTGTTTGATAATTACagtgagttttttttactatccaGCGAGGAGagtattttttagaaatataccAACAGTAATTAGTGGCGGGGTTATAATACAGTACGCAATGATTCTTAATAGAGTCGACAAAAGATTCAAAAGCATCAACTCGACTATTTCGAAAttggttaaatttaaatcgaatGCAACTCAAccacaaatattatttttgacatataAAGTACTGTCGCGTGAATcgttttttaatgatattgaaAATCTTAAATATGCTTACATGGAATTGTGGGAAATGTGTCAAGATATTGGCGATTTTTACGGAGTTCCCATTTTGATTGCCATGTTCTGTTTCGCTGTAAAAACTATTATTACTgtatatactattattttgtcattatttGATGTACTCACTATTCATATTGAATGGCCAGTGGATTCAACGTGTTTGCtatggattatttttttgttcattgtGTTAACTTCAAGTATCACTAAAATAAAGAAACAG aataaaaaattgggaagAACGATAAATTTACTAACGGATCAGAATTCAATGGATGAGAGAATAAAAactaaa ttaTCGAAATTTTCGAGTGACCTCCGGAATTTGAAGATAGAATTGACTGCTTGCGATATT